One window of the Thunnus albacares chromosome 3, fThuAlb1.1, whole genome shotgun sequence genome contains the following:
- the LOC122972395 gene encoding synaptogyrin-1-like isoform X1 has translation MEGMQAYGAGKAGGAFDPVTFFQQPQTILRIVSWLFSIVIFGCIANEGYINRPNEVEEYCIFNRNQNACNYGVFMGSMAFLCCIAFLALDVYFPQISSVKDRKKAVLADIGVSAFWSFMWFVGFCFLANQWQVTKHDDNPLREGGDAARAAITFSFFSIFTWAGQSFLGFQRYKLGADSALFSQEYTDPSQDAAGAPYTSFGGDDLESPGGGGGQANSDGAFDGTGGYQRQDY, from the exons ATGGAGGGGATGCAGGCATACGGAGCCGGGAAAGCCGGAGGAGCCTTCGACCCCGTCACCTTCTTCCAGCAGCCTCAGACCATTCTCCGCATAGTGTCTTGG CTCTTCTCCATTGTGATCTTTGGTTGCATCGCCAATGAGGGCTACATCAACCGCCCCAATGAAGTAGAGGAGTACTGCATCTTCAACCGCAACCAGAACGCCTGTAATTATGGCGTCTTTATGGGCTCCATGGCCTTCCTCTGCTGCATCGCCTTCCTGGCTCTGGATGTCTATTTCCCCCAGATTAGCAGCGTCAAAGACCGCAAGAAGGCTGTGCTGGCTGATATCGGGGTGTCAG CATTCTGGTCCTTCATGTGGTTTGTGGGTTTCTGTTTCTTGGCCAACCAGTGGCAGGTGACCAAGCATGACGACAACCCACTAAGGGAGGGAGGAGACGCTGCCCGAGCAGCTATcaccttctccttcttctccatCTTCACCTGG GCGGGCCAGTCCTTCCTGGGTTTCCAGAGGTACAAGCTGGGGGCCGACTCAGCCCTCTTCTCCCAGGAATACACGGACCCCAGCCAGGACGCAGCCGGAGCCCCCTACACCTCCTTCGGTGGGGACGACCTGGAGAGCCcagggggaggagggggccAGGCTAACAGCGATGGGGCCTTCGACGGCACCGGAGGCTACCAGCGCCAGGACTACTGA
- the LOC122972395 gene encoding synaptogyrin-1-like isoform X2 gives MEGMQAYGAGKAGGAFDPVTFFQQPQTILRIVSWLFSIVIFGCIANEGYINRPNEVEEYCIFNRNQNACNYGVFMGSMAFLCCIAFLALDVYFPQISSVKDRKKAVLADIGVSAFWSFMWFVGFCFLANQWQVTKHDDNPLREGGDAARAAITFSFFSIFTWGAQTLFSMEKLKNVSFEEEYTKLFPPQPHQPLV, from the exons ATGGAGGGGATGCAGGCATACGGAGCCGGGAAAGCCGGAGGAGCCTTCGACCCCGTCACCTTCTTCCAGCAGCCTCAGACCATTCTCCGCATAGTGTCTTGG CTCTTCTCCATTGTGATCTTTGGTTGCATCGCCAATGAGGGCTACATCAACCGCCCCAATGAAGTAGAGGAGTACTGCATCTTCAACCGCAACCAGAACGCCTGTAATTATGGCGTCTTTATGGGCTCCATGGCCTTCCTCTGCTGCATCGCCTTCCTGGCTCTGGATGTCTATTTCCCCCAGATTAGCAGCGTCAAAGACCGCAAGAAGGCTGTGCTGGCTGATATCGGGGTGTCAG CATTCTGGTCCTTCATGTGGTTTGTGGGTTTCTGTTTCTTGGCCAACCAGTGGCAGGTGACCAAGCATGACGACAACCCACTAAGGGAGGGAGGAGACGCTGCCCGAGCAGCTATcaccttctccttcttctccatCTTCACCTGG GGCGCCCAGACTCTTTTTTCTATGGAGAAGTTAAAGAATGTGTCGTTTGAAGAGGAATACACCAAGCTGTTCCCCCCTCAGCCTCATCAACCTCTTGTCTGA